Proteins from one Hydrogenophaga sp. SL48 genomic window:
- a CDS encoding FAD-linked oxidase C-terminal domain-containing protein: MNAPIASAEVTRAERAARQAEVVRVLQGLLPGHALLWQAEDTVPYECDGLTAYRQRPLVVALPETEAQVAAVLKACHALGVPVVARGAGTGLSGGAMPHAMGVTLSLAKFNKILSIDPRSRTAVVQGGVRNLAISEAAAPHGLYYAPDPSSQIACTIGGNVAENSGGVHCLKYGLTVHNVLQVRGFTIEGAPVTFGGEALDTPGLDLLSLIIGSEGMLAVTTEVTVKLVPKPLLARCIMASFDDIQKAGDAVAAVIAAGIIPAGLEMMDKPMTAAVEDFVHAGYDLNAAAILLCESDGTPEEVEEEIGRMSAVLRRCGATAIAVSQDEAERLRFWSGRKNAFPASGRISPDYMCMDSTIPRKRLADILFAIAEMEQKYGLRCANVFHAGDGNLHPLILFDANDPDQLRRCELFGADILEASVAMGGTVTGEHGVGVEKLNSMCVQFSPEENAQMFGVKRAFDTKELLNPGKVIPTLQRCAEYGKMLVRGGRLQHPDLPRF, encoded by the coding sequence ATGAACGCCCCCATCGCCTCCGCCGAAGTCACCCGCGCCGAGCGCGCCGCCCGCCAGGCCGAAGTGGTGCGCGTCTTGCAGGGGTTGCTGCCGGGGCACGCCCTGCTCTGGCAGGCCGAAGACACCGTGCCCTACGAATGCGACGGCCTGACCGCCTACCGCCAGCGGCCGCTGGTGGTGGCCCTGCCCGAGACCGAGGCCCAGGTGGCCGCCGTGCTCAAAGCCTGCCACGCGCTGGGCGTGCCGGTGGTGGCGCGGGGCGCGGGCACCGGTCTCTCCGGCGGCGCCATGCCCCATGCCATGGGGGTGACACTCTCGCTGGCCAAGTTCAACAAGATCCTGTCCATCGACCCGCGCTCGCGCACGGCCGTGGTCCAGGGCGGGGTGCGCAACCTCGCCATCAGCGAAGCCGCCGCACCCCACGGCCTGTACTACGCACCCGACCCGAGCAGCCAGATCGCCTGCACCATCGGCGGCAACGTGGCCGAAAACTCGGGCGGCGTGCACTGCCTGAAATACGGCCTGACGGTGCACAACGTGCTGCAGGTGCGCGGTTTCACCATCGAGGGCGCGCCCGTCACCTTCGGCGGTGAGGCGCTGGACACCCCCGGGCTCGACCTGCTCTCGCTCATCATCGGCAGCGAAGGCATGCTGGCCGTCACCACCGAAGTCACGGTGAAGCTGGTGCCCAAGCCCTTGCTGGCGCGCTGCATCATGGCCAGCTTCGACGACATCCAGAAGGCGGGCGACGCCGTGGCCGCGGTGATTGCCGCCGGCATCATCCCGGCCGGGCTGGAGATGATGGACAAGCCCATGACCGCCGCGGTGGAAGATTTCGTGCACGCCGGCTATGACCTCAACGCCGCCGCCATCCTGCTGTGCGAGAGCGACGGCACGCCCGAAGAAGTGGAGGAAGAAATTGGCCGCATGAGCGCCGTGCTGCGGCGCTGCGGCGCCACCGCCATCGCGGTCAGCCAGGACGAGGCGGAGCGCCTGCGGTTCTGGAGCGGGCGCAAGAACGCGTTTCCCGCCAGCGGGCGCATCAGCCCCGACTACATGTGCATGGACTCGACCATCCCGCGCAAGCGCCTGGCCGACATCCTGTTTGCGATCGCCGAGATGGAGCAGAAATACGGCCTGCGTTGTGCCAACGTGTTCCACGCCGGTGACGGCAACCTGCACCCGCTGATCCTGTTCGACGCCAACGACCCCGACCAGCTGCGACGCTGCGAACTGTTTGGCGCCGACATCCTGGAAGCCAGCGTGGCCATGGGCGGCACGGTCACGGGCGAGCACGGGGTGGGCGTGGAGAAGCTCAACAGCATGTGCGTGCAGTTCTCTCCCGAGGAGAACGCCCAGATGTTCGGGGTGAAACGGGCTTTTGATACGAAAGAGCTACTCAACCCCGGGAAAGTGATTCCCACGCTGCAACGTTGTGCCGAGTACGGAAAGATGCTGGTGCGCGGCGGGCGCCTGCAACACCCCGATTTGCCCCGCTTCTGA
- a CDS encoding Hsp20/alpha crystallin family protein → MNHLIARSGLFDDFFKDVAPGFYVRPLHGDSLPSPSQIKIDVKETPTAYTVVAEVPGVAKEDIHVTVEGGVVTLRAEIKQEDSQNQDEKVLRTERYYGAVARSFQLAADIDNERAKAKYDNGVLTLTLPKKVAVAGQRLNIE, encoded by the coding sequence ATGAACCATCTGATTGCCCGTTCCGGTCTGTTCGACGACTTTTTCAAGGACGTTGCGCCCGGTTTTTATGTCCGTCCGCTGCACGGCGACTCGTTGCCATCGCCCTCCCAGATCAAGATCGACGTGAAAGAGACGCCGACGGCCTACACCGTGGTGGCCGAGGTGCCGGGCGTGGCCAAAGAGGACATCCACGTCACCGTGGAAGGCGGTGTGGTGACCCTGCGCGCCGAGATCAAGCAGGAAGACAGCCAGAACCAGGACGAGAAGGTGCTGCGCACCGAGCGCTACTACGGCGCCGTGGCCCGCAGCTTCCAGCTGGCGGCCGACATCGACAACGAGCGCGCCAAAGCGAAGTACGACAACGGTGTGCTGACGCTGACGCTGCCTAAAAAGGTGGCTGTCGCTGGCCAACGACTGAACATTGAGTGA
- a CDS encoding LysR substrate-binding domain-containing protein, with product MTIRIPPIQCLLTFEALARLRSVTQTSEELCVTPSAVSHRIKQLEQILGTKLFGRADFSLTTEGSEYLAHVREGLAILQKFPSNAVTPGRRKLRLAVTPTFARSILLPRLKQFSEAYPEIDLTLQVSIPLLDVVAEDADLMIRFGTGRYADVEHVCLMKDDVTPLASPAFAREHGPFDTPEDLEGVPLLRSPLEPWRTWFAAHDLDWPEPVDGSQFNDIGLMCDGAAAGMGVALVRLKLAAPWLEHGTLVPLYERHVPSPHAHYLCWRTGTMDRWECAAFAEWLKKSLS from the coding sequence GTGACGATTCGAATTCCGCCGATTCAGTGCCTGCTGACCTTCGAAGCGCTGGCGCGCCTGCGCAGCGTCACGCAGACCAGCGAGGAGCTGTGTGTCACGCCCAGCGCGGTCAGCCACCGCATCAAGCAGCTGGAGCAGATCCTCGGGACCAAGCTGTTTGGCCGGGCCGATTTTTCACTGACGACCGAAGGCAGCGAGTACCTGGCGCATGTGCGCGAGGGCCTGGCGATCCTGCAGAAGTTCCCCAGCAACGCGGTCACGCCCGGGCGGCGCAAGCTGCGCCTGGCGGTCACGCCCACGTTCGCGCGCTCCATCCTGCTGCCGCGCCTGAAACAGTTCAGCGAGGCCTACCCGGAGATCGACCTGACACTGCAGGTCAGCATCCCGCTGCTCGACGTGGTGGCCGAGGACGCCGACCTGATGATCCGCTTTGGCACCGGCCGCTACGCCGACGTGGAGCACGTCTGCCTGATGAAGGACGACGTCACACCGCTGGCCTCGCCGGCGTTCGCGCGCGAACACGGCCCGTTCGACACACCAGAAGACCTCGAAGGCGTGCCCCTGCTGCGCAGCCCGCTGGAGCCCTGGCGCACCTGGTTCGCCGCGCACGACCTGGACTGGCCCGAGCCGGTGGACGGCTCGCAGTTCAACGACATCGGCCTCATGTGCGATGGCGCCGCCGCCGGCATGGGCGTGGCGCTGGTGCGGCTCAAGCTGGCCGCGCCCTGGCTGGAGCACGGCACGCTGGTGCCGCTGTACGAACGCCACGTGCCCAGCCCGCACGCGCACTACCTGTGCTGGCGGACGGGCACCATGGACCGCTGGGAGTGCGCGGCGTTCGCCGAGTGGCTCAAGAAGTCGCTGAGCTGA
- the purU gene encoding formyltetrahydrofolate deformylase produces MNHTYVLTLSCQDRPGIVHAVSGFLLERGGNIEEAAQYNDHGTGLFFMRVQFTCGQLTQDDLRLHLKLFAEPFAMRWSLHPLAEPMKTVIFVSKEGHCLNDLMFRWKSGLLRLDIRAIVSNHREFYQLAAGYNVPFHHIPVTGATKAQAEARQLEVIRSEGAELVVLARYMQILSNDLCRELSGKAINIHHSFLPSFKGAKPYYQAHDRGVKLIGATAHYVTADLDEGPIIEQDVARVDHTDDVEDLTARGRDTESQVLARAVKWHSEHRVLLNGHKTVVFK; encoded by the coding sequence ATGAACCACACCTACGTCCTCACCCTCTCCTGCCAGGACCGTCCCGGCATCGTGCACGCCGTCTCCGGCTTTTTGCTGGAGCGCGGCGGCAACATCGAAGAAGCCGCCCAGTACAACGACCACGGCACCGGCCTGTTTTTCATGCGGGTGCAGTTCACCTGCGGCCAGCTCACGCAGGACGACCTGCGCCTGCACCTGAAACTGTTCGCCGAACCCTTCGCGATGCGGTGGAGCCTGCACCCGCTGGCCGAGCCGATGAAGACCGTGATCTTCGTCAGCAAGGAAGGCCACTGCCTGAACGACCTGATGTTCCGCTGGAAGAGCGGCCTGCTGCGGCTGGACATCCGAGCCATCGTGAGCAACCACCGCGAGTTCTACCAGCTCGCCGCGGGCTACAACGTGCCCTTCCACCACATCCCGGTGACCGGCGCGACCAAGGCCCAGGCCGAGGCCAGGCAGCTGGAGGTGATCCGCAGCGAAGGCGCCGAACTCGTGGTGCTGGCGCGCTACATGCAGATCCTGAGCAACGACCTGTGCCGAGAACTCTCGGGCAAGGCGATCAACATCCACCACAGCTTCCTGCCCAGCTTCAAAGGCGCCAAGCCCTACTACCAGGCGCACGACCGCGGCGTGAAGCTGATCGGCGCGACCGCGCACTACGTGACGGCCGACCTGGACGAAGGCCCGATCATCGAGCAGGACGTGGCCCGCGTGGACCACACCGACGACGTGGAAGACCTCACCGCGCGGGGCCGGGACACCGAAAGCCAGGTGCTGGCGCGGGCGGTGAAGTGGCACAGCGAACACCGCGTGCTGCTGAACGGGCACAAGACCGTGGTCTTTAAATGA